Within Desulfurobacterium thermolithotrophum DSM 11699, the genomic segment CAAAGGAGGGCTACCTAATAATGCCAAAAGCACTTATTACAGGAATTCGTGGACAGGATGGAGCGTACCTTGCCAAACTTCTTTTAGAAAAAGGATATGAAGTTTACGGAGCTGATAGAAGAAGTGGCGATTCTTCTAACTGGAGACTAAAGGAACTCGGTATAGAAAAGGACGTAAAAGTTGTTTACATGGATTTGCTGGAACTAACGAACATAATGAGAGTTATTGAGAAGATACAGCCTGATGAAGTTTACAACTTAGCTGCTCAGAGTTTTGTAGGAGTGTCTTTCGAACAGCCAATTTTAACTGCAGAAATTGACGCTATGGGTGTTTTAAAACTTTTAGAAGCCATTAGAACGTTAAAACCTGATACTAAGTTCTATCAAGCTTCTACAAGTGAAATGTTCGGAAAAGTGCAGGAGATACCTCAAACAGAAAAAACTCCTTTTTATCCAAGAAGCCCTTACGGGGTAGCAAAGCTTTTTGGTCACTGGATAACAGTTAACTACAGGGAGTCGTTTAACATTTTTGCCTGTTCCGGTATTCTTTTTAACCACGAGTCTCCGTTAAGAGGCATTGAGTTTGTAACAAGGAAGATTACCTACAGCTTAGCAAGAATAAAATATGGCTTACAAGATAAACTAATCTTAGGAAATCTTGATGCAAAGAGAGACTGGGGATACGCTCCAGAATACGTAGAAGGAATGTGGCTGATGCTTCAGCAAGAAAAGCCAGACGACTACGTTCTTGCGACGGGGGAAACCCATACAGTGAGGGAATTTGTAGAAAAAGCTGCTGAGGTTGCGGGATTTAGCTTAGAGTGGGAAGGGGAAGGAGTTGATACCAAGGGAATAGACAGAAAGTCCGGAAAAGTTATCGTTGAAGTTTCTCCTGAATTCTATAGACCTGCAGAGGTAGATATTCTTATAGGAAATCCTGAGAAAGCAAAGAAAAAACTTGGATGGGAACCAAGAACAAAGTTTTCTCAACTTGTTGAAATTATGATGGAAGCAGATTTAGCAAGAGTAACAAAAACAGCAAAATAATATTTAATCTCGATGGGTTAGTTAATGATTAAAATAAAGTCTCTTAAAGTTTCTTCAAAAGTTCTCCTCAGTAAGGTAGAAGAGGAAGTATCAAAGATATATGAGATAGAAAGCAAAAGGGAAGTACCTTTAGAAGATAGCAGTAAGAAGACCGATGAATATGTCTACACAATTGAAGATTTTGTTAAGTACCACGATGTAGAGTTTGTAAGATTTGCCTATAGAACTATACTTGGTAGAGAACCTGATAAGGATGGACTAAATCATTATTTAAGAAAGCTAAGAAACGGAGAATATACGAAAACCGATATCATTGTAAGACTTAGATATTCTAAAGAAGGAAGGAAAAGAAATGTAAAGATATTGGGACTAAAGAAGAGGGCTTTATATGCATTTTTATCAGGCATACCAGTAGTAGGTTACTTGCTCAAGATATTAAAGTTTTTCATTACTGTACCGAGGTTCATGAGACATATAAACGCATTGGAATCGTACATTCACTATCATATGAATCATGCAAACCAAAGGTTTGAAAGTTTGCAAAATCACATAAACCAAAGTATTATCAACCTTGAACAGAAAGTTGGACAAAGATTTGCAGAAGTAAACAGTAGATTGGCTGAGATAGACAAAATAAATAACAGATTATCTGAGTTAGATATTGAAATATCAAATTTACATCGTAGCTTAATAGAAACAAAAAATGTATTACAAAACAGCTTATCTATTCAGGACGTAAGGATAAGTAATCTTGAAAATAGATTCTTCCAAATAGATTTACCGAAAGAGTTAGAGATAAACGTAGAATTAAATATTGATAAAGATAAGAATTATTACTCTGCGTTTGAAAATGTGTTTAGAGGTGAAAGGAAAGAGATAAAGAAGCGGCAAGAAAAGTATTTAAAATATGTTCCTGAGGAGTGTCTAAAAAATTATCCAGTTCTTGATGCAGGTTGTGGTAGAGGTGAGTTTTTGGAATTATTGAAAGAAAAGGGTATAGAAGCTATAGGAGTAGACATAAATGAGGAAGAAGTGCAGATTTTAAAAGAAAAAGGATTTAAAGTGGTAAATACAGACATCAATAGTTTTCTTAAGGAAACAGAACAAGAGTTTTCTGCTATAGTCTCTTTTCAAGTTATAGAACACTTGCAGAGAGATTATCTAAAAGAGTTTTTACAGCTTTCGCACAAAAAATTAGTAAATGGTGGAGCGATAATATTAGAGACTGTTAACCCTTGGAACTATGAAGCTTTTGCCAGGTTTTACATTGACGAAACACATGTCAGACCTATTCCTCCGGATACACTTTCTTTTATGTTACGTTGGATAGGATTTAAAGATATAAAAATTGTATTTTCTGCTCCTCTTAAAGAAAAAAGGTATAAGGATGAGGATCCTAAAAAATTATACTTTGACTACGCAATAATAGGATATAAGAGAGATGAAAGTTAAAGCAATTCATCAATTTCATTCAGGTAGTGCTTATGGTGATGCTATAACGAATGGAATGTTCTTTATTCAAAGGATCTTAAGGGATCTGGGATTTGAATCAAATATATACGTTGAGCATATAGATAGAAAACTTAAGGGTAAACTGTTCCACTTTTCTAAGTATAAAACGGACGAAAATAATATCCTGCTGGTTCACCACTCACTTGGGCATGATTTAGATGAATGGCTTTTATCATTAAAAGACAAGATTGTGCTTGTTTACCATAACATAACGCCGGCAAGATTTTTCCCAAAAGACTCTGCACTTTACAGATATTCAATAAAAGGTAGAAAACAGCTAAAACTATTAAGGGACATATCGGTAGGAGCTATTGCAGATTCTGAGCTAAACAAAAAAGAGCTGGTAAAAGTAGGTTTTGATGAAAAATCGGTATTTGTTATTCCTCTTTTGTTTGACATAAACAAAATAAGGGAGCACTCTTTCAATAAAAAAATAGTAGATGAGTTCTCTAAATTTTTTAACATACTGTTTGTAGGTAGGATAGTAGAGAACAAGAAACAGGATGAACTTGTAGAAGTATACAGGTTATATAGACAAATAGCAGATAAACCTTCAAGGTTGATTCTTGTAGGGGGAACGACCAGTCCGGAGTATGAGAAGAAAATAAGACGAAAAATATCGGAGTATAACCTGCAGGATGAAGTAATTTTGGCAGGGAAAGTTCCATACGAAGATCTCTACGCTTACTATAGAGTAGCTGATGTATTCCTATGTTTAAGTGAACATGAGGGCTTTGGAGTTCCACTGGTAGAGTCGTTTGTGTTTGATGTGCCGGTTGTGGCCTATGATGCACCCGACAGCAATGTTAAATATACGCTAAACGGTGGGGGAGTTCTATTTGAGGAAAAGAGCTTTAAACACATAGCAGGACTTTTATCTTTAATTTCTAAGAATAGAGCTTTACGGAGAGAAATAATAAAGACTCAGAGGGAGGCTTTAAAGGTATATGAAAACTTTAACGTTATTCAGAAATTCATAAACTTCTTGGAGTGGTTGAGGGTTGAAGTAGACGAAGGGAGAAAGGAGCAGGTTTTAAGTAGTCAAAAGAGGAGTAAAGATATAAAAATTCAAATTGAAGGTCCTTTTGACAGTTCATACAGTCTTGCTATTGTAAACAGAGAGATGGCAAGGGCTTTGGATAAACTTTTTTCAAACAAAGTTTCTTTGTACTCTACAGAAGGGTATGGAGATTTTCCTCCAAACAAAGAGTTTCTTGAAAAAAATCCAGACGTAAAAAGAATGTGGCAGCTTGGGGAAAAGGGATACCGTGCAGATATAGTAACGAGAAACCTGTATCCTCCCCGTGTATACGATATGAAAGGATTAATAAATCTTATGAACTCTTATGGTTGGGAGGAATCAGAGTTTCCAAAAGATTATCTGGAAAACTTTAACAGATACTTAGATGCTCTTCCTGTTATGTCTCCCTATGTAAAGAAAGTTATGATAGATAACGGTATATCAATACCTGTTTTTGAAGTTGGTATTGGTGTAGATCACGTGCTTAAAATTAAACCTAAGGAATTTCCGTTAAGAACAAAGAAGCGGTTTAAGTTTCTGCATATATCTTCATGTTTTCCAAGAAAGGGAGTAGATGTACTCCTTGATGCTTTTACTTCAGCCTTTACAAAGGACGACGATGTAGCCTTGATAATTAAAACGTTTCCTAATCCCCATAATAATGTTGAGGAGCTTATAGATTACTATCAGAAGAAGAACAAAAACTGTCCGGAGATAGAGCTTATAAACGAGGACATACCGGATGAATACATAGTAAGTTTATACAAACAGTGTGATTGTTTAGTTCAACCAACGAGGGGAGAAGGTTTCGGTCTTCCGATGGCAGAAGCTATGCTATTTGATATGCCCGTTATCACAACCGCCTATGGTGGGCAAAGATTTTTCTGTAATGAAAAAAACTGCTGGCTTATAGATTATAAGTTTAATAGAGCAAAAACCCACATGAAACAGTTTAACTCCTACTGGGTAGAGCCTTCAAAAGAGGATCTCGTAAGACTAATGAGATATATATACTCTGCACCTAAGGAAGAGATAGAGAAGAAAACTAAAAAAGCTAAAGAAACAATTTTGTCCAGCTTCAGGTGGGAAGACTGTGCAAAAAGACTTATAAAAGTGGCTGAGAAGGTAGAACAACTACCTGTATTTCCGGAAAAGAAAGTAAAGCTTGGATGGATTAGCACTTGGAATATAAGATGTGGAATAGCGGCTTACTCAAAGTTTCTTATAGACAACTTTTCCGAAGATATTGATGTTCACATTATTGCAAACGTGGTAAGTAGCAAGGATATCCTTGATGAAAGCTTAGAAAGAAATGTAAGCAGGATATGGAGATACGGAGCGAAGAAGGAAGTAGAATCCATTATAAAAGAAGTGGAGGATAAAGAGCTGGACTCTGTTTTTATTCAGTACAACTTCGGTTTTATAGAAGTTTATTCACTTGGCAGGTTGGTAAAAGAACTTAAAGACAAAGGTAAAAGTGTCTTCATCACGTTCCATTCTGTTAAAGATGTAAATAAACCTGACTTTAAGGCATCTTTAAGGTGGATAAAGGAGGAACTATCTCTGGCAGATAGGATTTTTGTCCATAGTATCGCAGATATGAATATCCTAAAGGATTTTGGTTTGGTTGAGAATGTTGCTCTGTTTCCGCATGGGGTTGATATCAAGCAGGCTGATAAAGAAAGGGTAGAGCAGCTGAGAAAGGAACTGAATTTAAAGAACAGTAAAGTAATAGCTGCTTTTGGGTTTTTGCTGCCTCATAAAGGTATTTTAGAGCTTATAGAGGTTTTTGCAATCTTAAGGGAAAAGTTTAAAAACATTCATCTTCTTCTTTTAAATTCTCTTTATCCAATTCCAGACTCTAAAAGCTATATGAAAGAGTGTAAGAAGAAGATAAAAGAGCTGCAGATAGAAAAAAATGTAACGTTCATTACCGATTTCTTACCGGAAGAGGAAGTTGCTAATTACCTTGAGTTGGCAGATGTTGTTGTGTATCCCTACCAGTATACACAGGAATCGTCAAGCGCTGCTGTAAGGTATGCACTTTCTTTAAAGAAACCTGTCCTATGTACGCCCCTTGAAATCTTTAGCGATGTTTCGGATGTAGCTTTCTTTACAGAAAATACATCTGTCCGGAGCATTACTAAGGAGTTAGAGCTTTTATTGAAAAATCCTAAGAGTTTAAAGGAAAAACAAAAGGTAATAGAAAGCTGGTTAAAGTCGGTAGACTGGAAAGTGTTAGCAAAGAGGTTAGAGAACATTGTGAAGTATCATAAGTTGTACCGAAATCTTACAACTTAAACCTTATCTTCTCTATCCTCTTATCAACCAGCACTACACCTATCCAGGCTATTATGACTGACAACACGGAAACTTCAATTACAAAAAGAAGTCCACCTTTAGGAAGTCCCAAGTACTCTAAAATCCATATGGCCAAAAAGTGGGATAGAAATACACCGTAGGATAGATTCCCTAAGGTTCTGTTGAAGGGTAACCTTACTTTTGATTTCACAGCTACGTATACGATGGGCAGTCCTACGATTATTCCAAGTAATGTTTCACGGGTGTATGCTCCGTAGAGATGCTTTATAAGTACAAAGTATGAAAACCAGATAACGCAAAAAAGATATGTAGCTATTACCGCAGCTATTTCATACTTTCTTGCTCTGTTAGTT encodes:
- the gmd gene encoding GDP-mannose 4,6-dehydratase, with protein sequence MPKALITGIRGQDGAYLAKLLLEKGYEVYGADRRSGDSSNWRLKELGIEKDVKVVYMDLLELTNIMRVIEKIQPDEVYNLAAQSFVGVSFEQPILTAEIDAMGVLKLLEAIRTLKPDTKFYQASTSEMFGKVQEIPQTEKTPFYPRSPYGVAKLFGHWITVNYRESFNIFACSGILFNHESPLRGIEFVTRKITYSLARIKYGLQDKLILGNLDAKRDWGYAPEYVEGMWLMLQQEKPDDYVLATGETHTVREFVEKAAEVAGFSLEWEGEGVDTKGIDRKSGKVIVEVSPEFYRPAEVDILIGNPEKAKKKLGWEPRTKFSQLVEIMMEADLARVTKTAK
- a CDS encoding glycosyltransferase family 4 protein, producing MKVKAIHQFHSGSAYGDAITNGMFFIQRILRDLGFESNIYVEHIDRKLKGKLFHFSKYKTDENNILLVHHSLGHDLDEWLLSLKDKIVLVYHNITPARFFPKDSALYRYSIKGRKQLKLLRDISVGAIADSELNKKELVKVGFDEKSVFVIPLLFDINKIREHSFNKKIVDEFSKFFNILFVGRIVENKKQDELVEVYRLYRQIADKPSRLILVGGTTSPEYEKKIRRKISEYNLQDEVILAGKVPYEDLYAYYRVADVFLCLSEHEGFGVPLVESFVFDVPVVAYDAPDSNVKYTLNGGGVLFEEKSFKHIAGLLSLISKNRALRREIIKTQREALKVYENFNVIQKFINFLEWLRVEVDEGRKEQVLSSQKRSKDIKIQIEGPFDSSYSLAIVNREMARALDKLFSNKVSLYSTEGYGDFPPNKEFLEKNPDVKRMWQLGEKGYRADIVTRNLYPPRVYDMKGLINLMNSYGWEESEFPKDYLENFNRYLDALPVMSPYVKKVMIDNGISIPVFEVGIGVDHVLKIKPKEFPLRTKKRFKFLHISSCFPRKGVDVLLDAFTSAFTKDDDVALIIKTFPNPHNNVEELIDYYQKKNKNCPEIELINEDIPDEYIVSLYKQCDCLVQPTRGEGFGLPMAEAMLFDMPVITTAYGGQRFFCNEKNCWLIDYKFNRAKTHMKQFNSYWVEPSKEDLVRLMRYIYSAPKEEIEKKTKKAKETILSSFRWEDCAKRLIKVAEKVEQLPVFPEKKVKLGWISTWNIRCGIAAYSKFLIDNFSEDIDVHIIANVVSSKDILDESLERNVSRIWRYGAKKEVESIIKEVEDKELDSVFIQYNFGFIEVYSLGRLVKELKDKGKSVFITFHSVKDVNKPDFKASLRWIKEELSLADRIFVHSIADMNILKDFGLVENVALFPHGVDIKQADKERVEQLRKELNLKNSKVIAAFGFLLPHKGILELIEVFAILREKFKNIHLLLLNSLYPIPDSKSYMKECKKKIKELQIEKNVTFITDFLPEEEVANYLELADVVVYPYQYTQESSSAAVRYALSLKKPVLCTPLEIFSDVSDVAFFTENTSVRSITKELELLLKNPKSLKEKQKVIESWLKSVDWKVLAKRLENIVKYHKLYRNLTT
- a CDS encoding methyltransferase domain-containing protein, which gives rise to MIKIKSLKVSSKVLLSKVEEEVSKIYEIESKREVPLEDSSKKTDEYVYTIEDFVKYHDVEFVRFAYRTILGREPDKDGLNHYLRKLRNGEYTKTDIIVRLRYSKEGRKRNVKILGLKKRALYAFLSGIPVVGYLLKILKFFITVPRFMRHINALESYIHYHMNHANQRFESLQNHINQSIINLEQKVGQRFAEVNSRLAEIDKINNRLSELDIEISNLHRSLIETKNVLQNSLSIQDVRISNLENRFFQIDLPKELEINVELNIDKDKNYYSAFENVFRGERKEIKKRQEKYLKYVPEECLKNYPVLDAGCGRGEFLELLKEKGIEAIGVDINEEEVQILKEKGFKVVNTDINSFLKETEQEFSAIVSFQVIEHLQRDYLKEFLQLSHKKLVNGGAIILETVNPWNYEAFARFYIDETHVRPIPPDTLSFMLRWIGFKDIKIVFSAPLKEKRYKDEDPKKLYFDYAIIGYKRDES